The genomic segment CGGTGTCGCCGGTGTAGGCGAGCGTGACTCCGTCCGCCGTCAGGCGCATGCCGAGATTGGGTACGTGGTGCGGCAGTGCCCGGGTGGTCAGCCGGAACGGCCCTACCTCATAGCGACTGTCGTCGGCGATCGCCCGCAGGTCATACGCGTCGGCGAGCAGGTGGGGCGAGTCGAGGGCGAGGACCGCGTCGACCGCGCCCTGCGGGGCGTAGACCGGCAGCGCATCGGTCACGGTCGGCCCGAGCACCCGGGCGCGGAGCAGCGGGCTGAGGTCGGCGCAGTGGTCCGGATGCCCGTGGGTGACGAGTACGGCGTCGACCGCGTCCGGGGGTAGTCGCGCCAGCAGCGCAGGCAGGACGGCGCACCCGGGGTCCAGCAGGACCGTGAACCCCTCGTGTTCCACCAGATAACCGCTGCACGCCTGGCCGGCCGCGGGCCATGCGCCGCAACCGCCCAGCACCGTGATCCGCACATCGGACAGTAACGCCGCCGAGACCGCTCTCGTTACCCGGTGGTCGACCTCAACCGCGCTCCGCCAGTTGAACGACTGTCACTCGACATCATCATAGCGCTGTGCACATGCAGATGCACATGCAGATGCACTTGCATATGACACTGGGTTGATGGAGTATGACCAGATGTCGATGACGTCGATGGGTGGGGGGTCCGGGCGAGGGACACCCGGTTTGACCGTGGTCCTGGTCCTGTTGGGGACGGAGTCCCTGCTGATCGCCTTCTCGGTTGGGTCGGCCATGATGGGCCAGTCCGCCCTCGCGGTGATGGCGGGAACGGCCGCCATCACCTTGGCGGGCGAGATCGTTCGCCGGTTTCTGACAACCGCATCCGTCGATGGCACGCACCGGGGCGGCCGGAGATCCGTCGGCCGGGGTCACTCCGGTGCTCCGGGTGATGCGCCGTGACGCCGCCGTTGCGACGATCAGCGGGGGGCGCCGCCGAGGCCGATCTCGTTGCCGTCGGGGTCGCGGTAGGTGATCTTGCGTACGCCGTTGTCGTAGGTTTCGCGGTTGGCCGGTTCGAGGCCGCGGGCGGCGATCGCCGCGACCCGGTCTTCGAGGTCGTCGACGAAGATGGTCTGCCGGGCGTGGCCGGCGTGCTCGGGGTCCTGGTCGATGTAGACGTAGCGGTGTTCGGCCAGCTCCCACACCGCCTCGGTCTCGTGGGCGAGGAAGGACGGCGGGGAGCCGAGCAGCTTCTCGTACCACGGCAACGCGGCCGCGTAGTCGCTCACCGGGACGCCCGCGAACAGGTCGACTGCCATCCGGCGATGGTAGTTGCCAGCTATGGCAGCCCGCTGCTCAACGGGCGGACGCGCCGTCCTTCAACCCGGCCACGAAGGCGGTCCAGGCCGTGGGGGAGAACCGCAACGCCGGCCCCGCCGGGTCCTTACTATCGCGTACGCCCACCGCGTCCCCAAGCACAGCAACCTCGGTGCACTGCCCATCGCCGGACGAACGGCTCGACTTGCGCCAGGAGGCGTTGGCGAGATCAGGGGTGATCATCCCGGTCCCTTTCTGCGTCGAGAGCGGCGACCCGTTGCTCGATCAGAC from the Solwaraspora sp. WMMD1047 genome contains:
- a CDS encoding VOC family protein, producing the protein MAVDLFAGVPVSDYAAALPWYEKLLGSPPSFLAHETEAVWELAEHRYVYIDQDPEHAGHARQTIFVDDLEDRVAAIAARGLEPANRETYDNGVRKITYRDPDGNEIGLGGAPR
- a CDS encoding MBL fold metallo-hydrolase, whose product is MRITVLGGCGAWPAAGQACSGYLVEHEGFTVLLDPGCAVLPALLARLPPDAVDAVLVTHGHPDHCADLSPLLRARVLGPTVTDALPVYAPQGAVDAVLALDSPHLLADAYDLRAIADDSRYEVGPFRLTTRALPHHVPNLGMRLTADGVTLAYTGDTGPSPDIAVLADSANVLLAEATFVEETPVDDRAYLSTARQAGEYAAAAGVGRLVLTHLWPGTEPNAAADAARHAFNGPVDIAGPSLSLTP
- a CDS encoding DUF397 domain-containing protein codes for the protein MITPDLANASWRKSSRSSGDGQCTEVAVLGDAVGVRDSKDPAGPALRFSPTAWTAFVAGLKDGASAR